A window from Pongo abelii isolate AG06213 chromosome 6, NHGRI_mPonAbe1-v2.0_pri, whole genome shotgun sequence encodes these proteins:
- the IGFBP3 gene encoding insulin-like growth factor-binding protein 3 (The RefSeq protein has 1 substitution compared to this genomic sequence) — protein sequence MEDTLNHLKFLNVLSPRGVHIPNCDKKGFYKKKQCRPSKGRKRGFCWCVDKYGQPLPGYTTKGKEDVHCYSMRSK from the exons ATGGAAGACACATTGAATCACCTGAAGTTCCTCAACGTGCTGAGTCCCAGGGGTGTACACATTCCCAACTGTGACAAGAAGGGATTTTATAAGAAAAAGCAG TGTCGCCCTTCCAAAGGCAGGAAGCGGGGCTTCTGCTGGTGTGTGGATAAGTACGGGCAGCCTCTCCCAGGCTACACCACCAAGGGGAAGGAGGACGTGCACTGCTACAGCATGCAGAGCAAGTAG